The following are encoded together in the Candidatus Tumulicola sp. genome:
- a CDS encoding NAD-dependent epimerase/dehydratase family protein, with translation MRIIVTGGAGFIGSHVIAAYRELGHEVLVVDSLWDHGGGKRENVPDGVEFVHMDIRDKALAGVFDRFKPDVINHHAAQHSVAISSRDPMYDADVNIVGLLNVLENASRTGVKKAIFASSGATFGNPPSLPINDETPQRPTSPYGISKMIAEHYLRFYKAERGMDFTALRYGNVYGPRQDASGEAGVIAIFIGAFLRNEGVRIDSDGEQTRDYVYAGDVARANVAALERGGGECYAIGTGVKTSVNQLHKNLVAITGFDAPVTRAPRRPGDARDAQFDSSRAAVELAWTPQTQLDEGMRLTYDYFKKAK, from the coding sequence ATGCGGATCATCGTTACCGGCGGCGCCGGTTTTATCGGCTCGCACGTCATCGCAGCATATCGCGAACTTGGCCACGAGGTGCTCGTGGTCGATTCGTTGTGGGATCACGGTGGGGGAAAACGTGAAAACGTGCCCGACGGCGTCGAGTTCGTACACATGGACATACGCGATAAGGCGTTGGCCGGCGTGTTCGATCGTTTCAAACCGGACGTCATCAATCATCACGCTGCGCAGCACTCCGTTGCGATCTCGTCGCGCGATCCTATGTACGACGCCGACGTGAACATCGTTGGTTTGTTGAACGTATTGGAGAACGCGTCGCGCACCGGCGTGAAGAAGGCGATTTTCGCTTCGAGCGGCGCGACCTTTGGCAATCCGCCGTCGCTGCCGATCAACGATGAGACGCCGCAACGGCCGACCTCGCCGTACGGCATCAGCAAAATGATCGCGGAACATTATCTGCGATTCTACAAAGCCGAGCGCGGCATGGATTTTACGGCGTTACGCTACGGCAACGTGTACGGACCGCGCCAGGACGCCAGTGGCGAGGCAGGCGTGATCGCAATCTTCATAGGCGCGTTCTTACGCAATGAGGGAGTGCGGATCGATTCCGACGGCGAGCAGACTCGCGACTACGTATACGCCGGCGACGTCGCGCGTGCCAACGTGGCGGCGCTCGAACGTGGCGGCGGTGAATGCTATGCGATCGGCACCGGCGTCAAAACCAGCGTCAATCAGCTGCATAAAAACCTCGTGGCCATCACGGGCTTCGATGCGCCGGTGACCCGCGCGCCGAGACGTCCGGGCGACGCTCGCGACGCACAGTTCGATTCCTCGCGTGCGGCCGTGGAATTAGCTTGGACCCCACAGACGCAGCTCGACGAAGGCATGCGTCTGACCTACGACTACTTCAAGAAGGCGAAGTAA